One stretch of Telopea speciosissima isolate NSW1024214 ecotype Mountain lineage unplaced genomic scaffold, Tspe_v1 Tspe_v1.0012, whole genome shotgun sequence DNA includes these proteins:
- the LOC122647053 gene encoding LOW QUALITY PROTEIN: ribosomal protein S4, mitochondrial-like (The sequence of the model RefSeq protein was modified relative to this genomic sequence to represent the inferred CDS: inserted 1 base in 1 codon): MWRKRLKKRDMXLPALRFKTCRLLPGNVRNRELTIIQRRILRRLRSKKRSIKRKIYPRENLNSYIQSQTTRKLPLFHGDLPITEMHRGTERTSYIPFPLNPETRSDVIPVRLHFRETIPQARQPISHRRVCVNNGMVSITHLKVSHGDLISFQENDARTRGEEIRRSFYIDISVEKIIGKFLDHPVRMWRRTKTEWFRLLKTKRGCRLLLKSRFLQQLRSSMQEEDLERTKKFGSEKVCLGSSFAEHNRMKRNLYHFKSLFLSKRRNEKNRNLPTRTRSPIVNNSSLYSNSTYCSGSPHQFTRKRRIKRIELPTHYSEVNHRTPKAVVSYGPNIGHIPHDIRLKDPNLPLRSGNGRGQNI, translated from the exons ATGTGGCGAAAAAGACTGAAAAAACGAGATA CCTTGCCTGCATTAAGATTTAAAACTTGTCGTCTACTTCCAGGAAATGTTCGGAACAGAGAACTTACAATAATACAACGCCGCATTCTCCGAAGATTGAGGAGCAAGAAGAGATCTATTAAGAGAAAGATTTATCCGAGAGAAAATCTTAACAGTTACATCCAATCACAAACTACACGAAAGTTGCCCCTTTTTCATGGGGATTTACCCATCACAGAGATGCACAGAGGAACAGAACGAACTTCATATATCCCTTTTCCACTCAATCCAGAAACAAGATCGGACGTTATTCCGGTTCGTCTCCATTTTCGTGAAACTATTCCTCAAGCAAGGCAGCCGATAAGTCATCGAAGGGTTTGTGTGAATAATGGAATGGTAAGCATTACTCATTTGAAAGTGTCCCACGGTGATCTAATATCTTTTCAAGAAAATGACGCGAGAACCCGCGGTGAAGAAATAAGGAGATCTTTCTATATCGACATATCAGTTGAAAAAATCATAGGCAAATTCCTGGATCACCCGGTAAGAATGTGGAGAAGAACCAAAACAGAATGGTTCCGCCTACTCAAAACTAAGAGGGGGTGCCGCCTACTACTAAAATCCCGGTTTTTGCAACAGTTGCGTTCTTCTATGCAAGAAGAAGACTTAGAAAGAACAAAGAAGTTTGGATCCGAAAAAGTATGCTTAGGCAGTTCCTTCGCTGAGCACAACAGAATGAAGAGGAATTTGTATCATTTCAAATCCCTATTCTTATCGAAGAGAAGGAACGAGAAAAACCGAAATCTTCCTACTCGAACAAGAAGTCCTATAGTTAACAACTcttctttatatagtaattcgaCCTATTGCTCCGGATCCCCCCATCAGTTTACTAGGAAGAGAAGAATCAAAAGGATCGAACTACCTACTCATTATTCGGAGGTGAATCATAGAACACCAAAAGCTGTGGTATCTTATGGACCTAACATAGGTCACATCCCTCACGACATAAGATTGAAAGATCCAAACCTTCCTCTTCGGAGCGGAAACGGACGTGGCCAAAACATATAA